Proteins from a single region of Apium graveolens cultivar Ventura chromosome 7, ASM990537v1, whole genome shotgun sequence:
- the LOC141672540 gene encoding putative pectate lyase 4, translated as MTSKCIPMASFQLALVLTIVITLPTSSSTVLGISSDKVMNVIDECWRLNPQWHSNRQELARCSVGYAGKMTRNVGPDVTKYVVTDPSDDAINPKPGTLRYAMTNIGGKKWVTFERDMKIKLQRPLLVSSFTTIDGRGASVHIAGGACLLLQRVTDVIIHGLRIHDCQMQGPGPVRGPEAKIVNIGHADGDAIRMLSSSKIWIDHNTLYDCPDGLIDVTRGSTDVTISNNWFRYQNKVMLLGHDDGFLRDRNMKVTVGFNYFGPNCHQRMPRVRFGYAHVVNNLYQGWGLYAIGGSMNPSVKSQANLFVAPKTGNKEVVWDKNSADSSSNLWSVNDIFENGASFNQQRTNNAVAKPNYNQEQQFEVADATSVRQLTRNSGALRCSKRSTC; from the exons ATGACCTCGAAATGCATTCCTATGGCGTCGTTCCAGCTTGCTTTGGTTCTCACCATTGTCATAACTTTACCGACTTCTAGCTCTACGGTTCTTGGCATTAGTTCTGACAAAGTCATGAACGTTATCGATGAGTGCTGGAGATTGAATCCACAATGGCACAGCAACAGACAAGAACTGGCTAGATGTTCGGTTGGTTATGCTGGAAAGATGACAAGGAATGTGGGTCCAGATGTTACAAAGTATGTTGTGACTGATCCTAGTGATGATGCAATAAACCCTAAACCAGGCACACTGAGATATGCAATGACCAACATTGGGGGCAAGAAATGGGTTACCTTTGAGAGAGACATGAAAATAAAATTGCAGAGGCCGCTTCTTGTCAGCAGCTTTACGACCATAGATGGACGAGGTGCAAGCGTTCACATTGCAGGCGGCGCTTGCCTGCTGCTGCAAAGG GTGACAGATGTGATCATCCATGGCTTAAGAATCCACGACTGCCAAATGCAAGGGCCGGGACCAGTGAGAGGTCCAGAAGCAAAGATTGTGAACATAGGCCATGCAGATGGAGATGCAATCAGAATGTTATCATCAAGCAAGATATGGATAGACCATAACACACTCTACGACTGCCCGGATGGTCTCATTGATGTCACCCGGGGCTCTACAGATGTAACTATTTCAAATAACTGGTTTAGATACCAGAACAAGGTTATGCTTTTGGGACACGATGATGGATTCTTGCGAGACAGAAACATGAAGGTAACCGTTGGCTTCAACTACTTTGGTCCTAATTGTCATCAGAGGATGCCAAG GGTTCGATTTGGATATGCACATGTTGTCAACAATCTCTACCAGGGATGGGGACTATATGCAATAGGGGGAAGCATGAACCCTAGCGTTAAAAGTCAAGCAAACCTTTTCGTAGCACCCAAAACAGGGAACAAGGAG GTTGTCTGGGATAAGAATAGCGCCGACTCATCATCCAATTTGTGGTCGGTGAATGACATATTTGAAAACGGAGCTAGTTTCAACCAACAAAGAACCAACAACGCTGTCGCAAAGCCAAATTACAATCAGGAACAGCAATTTGAGGTAGCAGATGCAACATCAGTAAGGCAATTGACACGAAACTCAGGCGCATTAAGATGCTCCAAACGATCTACATGCTAA
- the LOC141672058 gene encoding phytochrome-associated serine/threonine-protein phosphatase 3-like has protein sequence MDLDLWISNVKDGQHLSEDDLQLLCEYVKDILIEESNVQPVNSPVTVCGDIHGQFHDLMKLFQTGGHVPDTNYIFMGDYVDRGYNSLEVFTILLLLKARYPANITLLRGNHESRQLTQVYGFYDECQRKYGNANAWRYCTDVFDYLTLSAIIDGTVLCVHGGLSPDVRTVDQIRVIDRNCEIPHEGPFCDLMWSDPEDIETWAVSPRGAGWLFGSRVTSEYNHINKLDLVCRAHQLVQEGLKYMFQDKGLVTVWSAPNYCYRCGNVASILSFNENMERDVKFFTETEENNQMRGPRTGVPYFL, from the exons ATGGATTTGGATCTATGGATATCAAATGTCAAAGATGGGCAACACTTGTCTGAAGATGACCTTCAGCTACTATGTGAATAT GTCAAGGATATCTTGATCGAGGAGTCAAATGTGCAGCCTGTAAATAGTCCAGTTACAGTTTGTGGCGACATCCATGGTCAGTTCCATGATCTGATGAAACTCTTCCAAACAGGAGGTCACGTACCAGACACAAATTACATTTTCATG GGAGATTATGTTGATCGCGGATACAACAGTCTTGAAGTTTTCACCATTCTTTTGCTTCTTAAAGCAAG ATATCCTGCCAACATTACTCTTCTACGCGGAAATCATGAAAGCAGACAATTAACACAG GTCTACGGGTTCTATGATGAATGCCAAAGAAAGTATGGAAATGCTAATGCTTGGCGGTATTGCACAGATGTTTTTGACTACCTAACTTTATCAGCAATTATAGACGGAACT GTATTATGTGTCCATGGTGGCCTTTCCCCCGATGTTAGAACCGTTGACCAG ATTAGAGTCATAGATAGAAACTGCGAGATCCCACATGAAGGACCTTTTTGTGACCTCATGTGGAGCGACCCTGAAGACATTGAAACATGGGCAGTCAGCCCTCGTGGTGCTGGATGGCTGTTTGGATCCAGGGTCACTTCAGAG TACAATCACATTAACAAACTTGATCTAGTTTGTCGTGCCCATCAACTTGTGCAAGAAGGTCTGAAGTACATGTTTCAAGATAAAGGACTTGTGACA GTATGGTCTGCACCAAACTATTGTTACCGATGTGGAAATGTGGCTTCAATATTGAGCTTTAATGAGAATATG